The Bacteroidota bacterium genome includes the window GCAGGTTTGCGCCAAGCCGCCATTGCCCGGGTGACCAGGTGACGCCAACATCAAAGCTGTAGCCCCAGGCATCTGCAAAATCACCAATCGAACGCCGAATGACTTTGCCGGTGAGGCCTACGGTAAGGTCTTCATTCAAAGATCTTGCGTAACTGAGCATGAACGCATAATCAGCTGCTGAAATGCGTTCGATAAAGTTTTCAGGGTTGGGTTTGGGCTGGTTCCGCTCAATATCCCACGCATTAAGGGTTACCGGAATGTCATCAACACCGCTTCGGATGATTGTTACCCCAACCGTTGAGGCAGCATTAATAGGGAAAGCTGCGCCGGCGTAATCAAATGACACAGCGCCGGCAAACCGCTCGGCATGCATGTAAGAAATCTGTGGATAGGTAATACCTGCCAGCCCAGCCGGATTCCAGTAGATTGCGCTAACATCACTTACAACGCCAACATGGGTCCCACCCATACCCAGCGCGCGGCCACCAACACCGCCAGCGAGAAAGTCAGCACCATACTTGGCTACCTTCTGTGCCTGTACTGGGGATGTGGTAGAAAACGACACAAGAACGCCGGCAATAAGCAAATAAAGGCCGGATTTGCATGCGGAAAGGAAATGGTTCATAATCACACTGAAGGCCTGTCGTATCGACAAACGGGGTTGATTCTTCGCGATGAATGGAATGTGGTAACTATGGAATCAAAGGCGTGTGTGATAAACGCAAATAAGGGAGCATCTTTATTGAGGTTCGTACCGCGCTGACTTCGTTGCGTTCCCATGGTGCAGTTTATCAAACGGCAACGT containing:
- a CDS encoding PorV/PorQ family protein yields the protein MNHFLSACKSGLYLLIAGVLVSFSTTSPVQAQKVAKYGADFLAGGVGGRALGMGGTHVGVVSDVSAIYWNPAGLAGITYPQISYMHAERFAGAVSFDYAGAAFPINAASTVGVTIIRSGVDDIPVTLNAWDIERNQPKPNPENFIERISAADYAFMLSYARSLNEDLTVGLTGKVIRRSIGDFADAWGYSFDVGVTWSPGQWRLGANLQDVSTMLQSWSINQGELSQLEDFGQELPEGGTFVVLPVLRLGAGYHLPMDQSHLLLAADLDVAF